The proteins below are encoded in one region of Pseudonocardia sp. DSM 110487:
- a CDS encoding Uma2 family endonuclease: MIRASEVLVVVEVLSPGSKRTDHVQKRAEYADAGIPNYWIVDIEPPVSVLACHLAGEFGYADGGAVTGTFTTSDPFPAEIDLDALL; this comes from the coding sequence GTGATCCGCGCGTCCGAGGTGCTCGTCGTGGTCGAAGTCCTGTCCCCCGGATCGAAGCGCACCGACCACGTGCAGAAGCGTGCCGAATATGCCGACGCCGGCATCCCGAACTACTGGATCGTCGATATCGAGCCGCCGGTGTCGGTTCTCGCCTGCCACCTCGCAGGCGAGTTCGGCTACGCCGACGGCGGAGCGGTGACCGGCACGTTCACGACGTCGGATCCGTTCCCCGCGGAGATCGACCTCGACGCCCTGCTCTAG
- a CDS encoding winged helix DNA-binding domain-containing protein, which yields MRLTARTIGRATLARQLLLDRVDLPVVVATKRLFGLNAQDPNLPYLALWSRLHPFAIDDLTAAIEDGSLVRSTLMRATQHVVSAADFRLVRPLLAPLLRRVQRNTFGRRTAGVDLDALVAEACGLLADGQVLTRPELGRRLAQRWPHADPTALGWSVQYLLPLVHPAPSGTWNVRGATPFALADVPADECVEELVWRYLAAFGPASVSDARAWSGIGGLREVFDRMRPRLRTFTDESGRELFDLPDAPLPSADLPAPVRLLPEFDAPLLAFADRTRIMTDEVRRQVCVGSGVAATVLVDGTVAATWSIGRAAGTAVLTVQPLRPIAPADRAAVEAEAERLLAFTDPDSRPDVRIRR from the coding sequence ATGCGCCTGACCGCACGAACCATCGGCCGCGCGACGCTCGCCCGCCAGCTGTTGCTGGACCGGGTCGACCTCCCGGTCGTCGTGGCCACGAAGCGGCTGTTCGGCCTGAACGCGCAGGACCCGAACCTGCCGTACCTGGCGCTGTGGAGCCGCCTCCACCCGTTCGCGATCGACGATCTCACCGCGGCCATCGAGGACGGCTCCCTGGTGCGGTCGACGCTCATGCGCGCCACCCAGCACGTGGTGTCGGCGGCCGACTTCCGGCTGGTCCGCCCGCTGCTCGCCCCGCTGCTGCGGCGCGTGCAGCGCAACACCTTCGGCCGGCGCACCGCTGGCGTCGACCTCGACGCGCTCGTCGCGGAGGCCTGCGGGCTGCTCGCGGACGGCCAGGTCCTGACTCGGCCCGAGCTCGGCAGGCGGCTCGCCCAGCGGTGGCCGCATGCCGATCCGACCGCGCTCGGCTGGAGCGTGCAGTACCTGCTGCCGCTCGTGCACCCGGCGCCGAGCGGCACCTGGAACGTGCGGGGCGCCACGCCGTTCGCCCTCGCCGACGTACCTGCGGACGAGTGCGTTGAGGAGCTGGTGTGGCGCTACCTGGCGGCATTCGGCCCGGCCTCGGTGTCGGATGCAAGGGCCTGGTCCGGGATCGGCGGGCTGCGCGAGGTGTTCGACCGGATGCGCCCCCGGCTGCGGACCTTCACCGACGAGTCCGGGCGGGAGCTGTTCGACCTGCCGGACGCGCCGCTCCCCTCGGCGGACCTGCCCGCCCCGGTTCGGTTGCTGCCGGAGTTCGACGCACCGCTGCTGGCCTTCGCCGACCGGACCCGGATCATGACCGACGAGGTCAGGCGGCAGGTCTGCGTCGGCTCCGGCGTCGCAGCCACGGTCCTCGTCGACGGCACCGTCGCGGCCACCTGGTCGATCGGCCGCGCGGCCGGCACTGCCGTGCTCACCGTGCAACCGCTGCGCCCGATCGCCCCGGCCGACCGCGCCGCCGTCGAGGCCGAGGCGGAGCGGCTACTCGCCTTCACCGACCCGGACTCACGCCCTGACGTGCGCATCCGCCGGTGA
- a CDS encoding acyl-CoA dehydrogenase family protein, with translation MSTTRSPSEQILAEADRLAKTFAERAAEHDRDATFPHDNYADLAEAGILRMSVPEELGGFGGGLPEVVAVLERIAAGDGSTALSLAMHISPLGQWASVWRRTGNERLADLLQRAAEGTLVWAALTAERGMANRMTDANTIARRTDGGYLLTGRKIFATNSAIATDFSTTARDPDAEGGPRLLLCAVSMDSPGIRVHPTWDTLGMRSTRSDDLELDNVFVPESAVVHSLPIGHLDRRVMETVWAWAMPAFAGVYTGVACGALRWTVDRLTSAGRTTDPVVQDAVGHCHMLLESSRALIHRHVEEVVSRALHALDVQEAMARCITVKHVAAHNATEILQRLAEVNGGAAFGRALPFERMWRDVQAGPIMPMGSIAARKFVGATALGVEVAPVAP, from the coding sequence GTGAGCACGACGAGGAGCCCGAGCGAGCAGATCCTCGCGGAGGCCGATCGGCTCGCGAAGACGTTCGCCGAACGCGCTGCCGAGCACGACCGGGACGCCACGTTCCCGCACGACAACTACGCCGACCTCGCCGAGGCGGGCATCCTGCGGATGTCGGTTCCCGAGGAGCTGGGCGGGTTCGGCGGCGGGTTGCCCGAGGTCGTCGCGGTCCTGGAGCGCATCGCGGCCGGCGACGGCTCGACGGCGCTGTCGCTTGCCATGCACATCTCACCGCTCGGCCAGTGGGCGAGCGTGTGGCGGCGCACCGGGAACGAGCGGCTCGCCGACCTGCTCCAGCGGGCCGCGGAGGGCACCCTCGTGTGGGCGGCGCTCACCGCGGAGCGCGGGATGGCCAACCGCATGACCGATGCCAACACGATCGCCCGGCGCACCGACGGCGGCTACCTGCTGACCGGGCGGAAGATCTTCGCCACGAACTCCGCGATCGCCACCGACTTCTCCACCACCGCGCGCGACCCAGACGCAGAGGGCGGCCCACGGCTGCTGCTGTGCGCGGTGTCCATGGACTCCCCCGGCATCCGCGTGCACCCGACGTGGGACACCCTCGGCATGCGCTCCACCCGCAGCGACGACCTGGAACTCGACAACGTGTTCGTCCCGGAGTCGGCGGTGGTCCACTCGCTGCCGATCGGCCACCTCGACCGCCGGGTCATGGAGACGGTGTGGGCGTGGGCGATGCCGGCGTTCGCCGGCGTCTACACCGGCGTCGCCTGCGGGGCACTGCGGTGGACCGTCGACCGGCTGACGTCAGCGGGCCGGACCACTGACCCTGTCGTCCAGGACGCCGTCGGCCACTGCCACATGCTGCTGGAGTCGTCGCGGGCGCTGATCCACCGGCACGTCGAGGAGGTCGTCTCGCGCGCGCTGCACGCCCTCGACGTGCAGGAGGCGATGGCGCGCTGCATCACGGTCAAGCACGTGGCGGCGCACAACGCCACCGAGATCCTGCAGCGGCTGGCCGAGGTGAACGGCGGCGCCGCGTTCGGCCGGGCCCTGCCCTTCGAGCGGATGTGGCGCGACGTCCAGGCCGGGCCGATCATGCCGATGGGCAGCATCGCGGCCCGCAAGTTCGTCGGGGCCACGGCGCTGGGCGTCGAGGTCGCGCCGGTGGCTCCCTAG
- a CDS encoding helix-turn-helix domain-containing protein: METLGPRLRAIRAAAGRTVASVAADAGLSVPYIANLENGRGNPTLAALERLAAALGTGLTVELGTSTSPAPAGPPASLVRVARTARFRRLTAQLAGPDRSPAEVATALVDLLARVGPAVGVEPADDDWWRVLDALLLVRLHPTGRIEDGN, from the coding sequence ATGGAGACGCTCGGCCCTCGCCTCCGCGCGATCCGCGCCGCCGCCGGCCGCACGGTCGCGTCGGTCGCCGCGGACGCCGGGCTCTCGGTGCCCTACATCGCCAACCTGGAGAACGGGCGGGGCAACCCGACGCTCGCCGCGCTCGAGCGGCTGGCCGCCGCGCTCGGAACCGGGCTCACCGTCGAGCTGGGCACTTCCACGTCGCCCGCGCCGGCCGGGCCGCCCGCGTCGCTCGTCCGGGTAGCGCGCACAGCGCGGTTCCGCCGGCTCACCGCACAGCTCGCCGGGCCGGACCGCAGCCCGGCCGAGGTGGCGACGGCGCTGGTCGACCTCCTCGCCCGCGTCGGCCCGGCCGTCGGCGTCGAGCCCGCCGACGACGACTGGTGGCGCGTGCTCGACGCACTGCTGCTCGTGCGGCTGCACCCGACCGGCCGGATTGAGGACGGGAACTGA
- a CDS encoding epoxide hydrolase family protein, whose protein sequence is MTTTETEIRPFTLDVPQAQLDDLHARLANTRWPDELPGVGWSRGVPVGYLKELAEYWRTGFDWRAHEAAINRYPQQVATIDGQNVHFLHVRSPQPDATPLLLLHGWPGCFADFLDVIDPLSETFHLVVPSLPGFGFSTPLAGPGMNAARMGGVLAELMTHLGYERFGIQGYDTGGWVGPAIGRRVPDRVIGMHLNALLTFPAWEDGEFDGLTEVEQRRWQAMQNFNDGYLQCNSKRPQTVAYGLHDSPVGQLAWIVEKFKELTAPEGGLPEDSIARDRILTDISIYWFSGTAGSAAQIYYEEISAGGDWASRGTVPTAVLVSSRDVTIRRWAERDHDVVRWTELDRGGHFLAMEQPELLVADVREFFRAMGCA, encoded by the coding sequence ATGACCACAACCGAGACGGAGATCCGCCCGTTCACCCTCGACGTCCCCCAGGCCCAGCTGGACGACCTGCACGCCCGGCTGGCGAACACCCGCTGGCCGGACGAGCTGCCCGGCGTGGGGTGGAGCCGCGGCGTCCCGGTGGGGTACCTGAAGGAGCTGGCCGAGTACTGGCGCACCGGCTTCGACTGGCGGGCCCATGAAGCGGCGATCAACCGGTACCCGCAGCAGGTCGCGACGATCGACGGGCAGAACGTCCACTTCCTGCACGTCCGCTCGCCCCAGCCGGACGCCACCCCGCTGCTCCTGCTGCACGGCTGGCCCGGCTGCTTCGCCGACTTCCTCGACGTGATCGACCCCCTGTCCGAGACCTTCCACCTCGTCGTCCCGTCGCTGCCCGGGTTCGGGTTCTCGACACCGCTCGCGGGCCCCGGCATGAACGCGGCCCGGATGGGCGGTGTGCTGGCCGAACTGATGACCCACCTCGGATACGAGCGGTTCGGGATCCAGGGGTACGACACGGGCGGCTGGGTGGGGCCCGCGATCGGCCGGCGGGTCCCGGACCGGGTGATCGGCATGCACCTGAACGCGCTGCTCACGTTCCCGGCCTGGGAGGACGGTGAGTTCGACGGGCTGACCGAGGTCGAGCAGCGCCGCTGGCAGGCGATGCAGAACTTCAACGACGGCTACCTGCAGTGCAACTCGAAGCGCCCGCAGACCGTCGCCTACGGGCTGCACGACTCGCCGGTCGGCCAGCTCGCGTGGATCGTGGAGAAGTTCAAGGAGCTGACCGCCCCGGAAGGAGGCCTGCCAGAGGACAGCATTGCCCGCGACCGCATCCTCACCGACATCTCGATCTACTGGTTCTCCGGCACCGCGGGGTCGGCCGCCCAGATCTACTACGAGGAGATCAGCGCGGGCGGCGACTGGGCTTCCCGCGGGACCGTGCCGACCGCCGTGCTCGTCTCCTCCCGCGACGTGACGATCCGCCGCTGGGCCGAGCGCGACCACGACGTCGTGCGCTGGACCGAGCTGGACCGCGGCGGGCACTTCCTCGCGATGGAGCAGCCGGAGCTGCTGGTCGCCGACGTCCGCGAGTTCTTCCGGGCCATGGGATGCGCCTGA
- a CDS encoding DNA repair ATPase has protein sequence MTVDVAEQDAAEAGGQTGLDGGTYELLRARLAEHAAELARRAGALNERRIEAFGAAALELLGTERIRTENNCVPRDIVSVGGHMLFGYNVFIGLKPETVVDDVFSLHTFSRDGSAFRFDGAADALPELLRDPRFQRDFTELYRYYRDTRLLQLRRVEGKLLAVFQTGGRTDDIKVLRWKVATDGAVSYVDNRGERDHVFPPSHDFTWTEATRDDQVLGRHPHLSILGQVFVETLGGTLTIKIENNTESGEGIYSEPVDEPLQSLADADVAYAQVGPMILLRIRPYNEQRYRYLVFNTRTKQVVRADAIGQACQRLPEDQGLIFPGGYYLATGVSKTFDTAVDDLEFERVIRSPNGEDVLYVFHARADGFSLLLPYNVIRKEVSTPLPCHGYSLFDDGTMVVFRAVSDEPTRVHAMQVWQTPYQSDVYAAAQPAGSGPFARIGNADLVRGISDSLSVSGMIDEMAPATAVFEALIATCQRVFDAYHWLGEQDLGDLRTPLANLQNTAEQVLDEFEKVTELTAQATAAVDESAERIGTLVRSSRGLTPRSADGWVTLLADLRKAQGHLVTVREMRYADQARIDALDAELDQALDDAGKRAVQFLSGENAFDTYRADVDKLIAAAGEIATVAEAEPIRERLAAQTDGLQIVTDIVGSLGIADATVRTAILERIGEVLGGVNRARATVEGRRSELLAREGRAEFAAEFALLGQAITGAIAAADTPDACDEQLGRLLLQVENLESRFGEFNDFLTELGAKREDVYEAFSSRKQALLDERARRADRLVESADRILSSVRRRVATLGSLDEVNTYFASDPMVGKMRSVAEELRGIGDQVRAEELQGRIKAARQEAARALRDRLDLYGDDGETIRLGKHTFAVNTQAIDLTLVPHDGAMAFTVTGTDFRAPVRDEAFTRTRPYWDQLLVSETAEVYRGEFLATSILAAAEGNGGLDALHEAAVTDGGLLAVVRRAAETRYDEGYERGVHDHDAAAILDALLRLHAGAGLLRYPPAERAAAQLFWAFGAADPARKHWTIRASSLARARAAFGGSAAIDTMRSELAEAVRGFIAPLASADPPAPSVRSDELRSVAGEYLFEELATGNPQFVTAAGARTLLERFHRALGGVDAESRRRYDEDVRALAGDLPAQYQLVHAWLSAFVATADDELGPDLPEAVALELCGSGLARQDSSAAVFAAVDDLLGTHPRIRHRRLEFRLDELLIRCRLYRDERVPGFRSYQRQRHALVEAERARLRLSEYQPKVMSGFVRNHLLDEVYLPLIGDNLARQLGAAGDAKRTDHSGLLLLISPPGYGKTTLMEYVANRLGLVFVKVNGPALGHVVTSVDPGEAPNATARQEVEKINFALEMGSNVLLYLDDIQHTSPELLQKFISLCDAQRRMEGVWGGSTRTYDLRGKRFAVCMAGNPYTEEGKRFRVPDMLANRADVWNLGDVLSGRDELFALSYIENALTSNPVLTPLSTRDRSDVRLLVRLARGDDGVRPDQLTHSYSAAELDEVLSVLRKVLRVQQVVLTNNKAYIASAATADASRTEPPFLLQGSYRNMNKLTERIVPVMNDAELEALIDDHYVGEAQTLTSGAEANLLKLAELRGRLTAEQAERWADVKRAYLREQALGGADDDPMARAVGAVGLLADRVGEIRTAIERNGEP, from the coding sequence ATGACCGTCGACGTCGCCGAGCAGGACGCGGCCGAGGCGGGCGGGCAGACCGGACTCGACGGGGGCACTTACGAGCTGCTGCGCGCCCGGCTGGCCGAGCACGCCGCGGAGCTGGCCCGCCGGGCCGGCGCGCTGAACGAACGTCGCATCGAGGCGTTCGGCGCCGCGGCGCTCGAGCTGCTCGGCACCGAACGCATCCGGACCGAGAACAACTGCGTGCCGCGCGACATCGTGTCCGTTGGCGGGCACATGTTGTTCGGCTACAACGTCTTCATCGGGCTCAAGCCGGAGACGGTCGTCGACGACGTGTTCTCGCTCCACACGTTCTCCCGGGACGGTTCGGCGTTCCGCTTCGACGGCGCCGCGGACGCACTGCCGGAGCTGCTTCGCGACCCGCGGTTCCAGCGCGACTTCACCGAGCTGTACCGGTACTACAGGGACACGCGCCTGCTGCAGCTGCGCCGGGTCGAGGGCAAGTTGCTCGCGGTGTTCCAGACCGGCGGGCGTACCGACGACATCAAGGTGCTGCGCTGGAAGGTCGCCACCGACGGCGCCGTGTCCTACGTCGACAACCGCGGTGAACGGGACCACGTGTTCCCGCCTTCGCACGACTTCACCTGGACCGAGGCCACCCGAGACGACCAGGTGCTCGGCAGGCACCCGCACCTGTCGATCCTGGGCCAGGTGTTCGTCGAGACGCTCGGCGGCACGCTGACGATCAAGATCGAGAACAACACCGAGAGCGGGGAGGGGATCTACTCAGAGCCGGTCGACGAGCCGCTGCAGAGCCTTGCCGACGCCGACGTGGCGTACGCCCAGGTGGGGCCGATGATCCTGCTGCGCATCCGGCCGTACAACGAGCAGCGGTACCGGTACCTGGTGTTCAACACCCGCACCAAGCAGGTCGTCCGCGCCGACGCCATCGGACAGGCGTGCCAGCGCCTCCCCGAGGACCAGGGACTGATCTTCCCCGGTGGGTACTACCTGGCCACGGGCGTCAGCAAGACGTTCGACACCGCGGTCGACGACCTCGAGTTCGAGCGCGTGATCCGCTCGCCAAACGGGGAGGACGTGCTGTACGTCTTCCACGCCCGCGCCGACGGCTTCTCGCTGCTGCTGCCGTACAACGTGATCCGCAAGGAGGTCTCCACCCCGCTTCCGTGCCACGGCTACTCGCTGTTCGACGACGGCACGATGGTGGTGTTCCGTGCCGTGTCGGACGAGCCGACGCGGGTCCACGCGATGCAGGTGTGGCAGACGCCGTACCAGTCCGACGTGTACGCCGCCGCGCAGCCTGCCGGGTCGGGCCCGTTCGCGCGGATCGGCAACGCCGACCTGGTGCGCGGCATCTCGGACTCCCTGTCGGTGTCGGGCATGATCGACGAGATGGCCCCGGCGACGGCGGTGTTCGAGGCGCTGATCGCCACCTGCCAGCGGGTCTTCGACGCCTACCACTGGCTCGGCGAGCAGGACCTCGGCGACCTGCGGACGCCCCTCGCCAACCTGCAGAACACCGCAGAGCAGGTCCTGGACGAGTTCGAGAAGGTCACCGAGCTCACCGCGCAGGCCACGGCGGCGGTGGACGAGTCGGCCGAGCGGATCGGCACCCTCGTCCGGTCGAGCCGTGGCCTCACGCCGCGCAGCGCCGACGGCTGGGTGACGCTGCTGGCCGACCTGCGCAAGGCGCAAGGGCACCTGGTCACCGTTCGCGAGATGCGCTACGCCGATCAGGCACGCATCGACGCCCTCGACGCCGAGCTCGATCAGGCTCTCGACGATGCCGGGAAGCGCGCCGTCCAGTTCCTCAGCGGCGAGAACGCGTTCGACACCTACCGCGCCGATGTCGACAAGCTGATCGCGGCCGCCGGCGAGATCGCGACCGTCGCGGAGGCCGAACCGATCCGCGAGCGGCTGGCCGCCCAGACCGACGGCCTGCAGATCGTCACCGACATCGTCGGCTCGCTCGGCATCGCCGATGCCACCGTCCGGACGGCGATCCTCGAGCGGATCGGTGAGGTGCTCGGCGGCGTCAACCGGGCCCGCGCCACCGTCGAAGGCAGGCGCAGCGAGCTGCTCGCCCGTGAGGGACGGGCCGAGTTCGCCGCCGAGTTCGCGCTGCTCGGGCAGGCCATCACCGGTGCGATCGCCGCGGCGGACACCCCCGACGCGTGCGATGAGCAGCTCGGGCGACTGTTGCTGCAGGTGGAGAACCTGGAGTCGCGGTTCGGCGAGTTCAACGACTTCCTCACCGAGCTGGGCGCCAAGCGGGAGGACGTCTACGAGGCGTTCTCGTCCCGCAAGCAGGCGCTGCTGGACGAGCGCGCCCGGCGTGCGGACCGGCTCGTGGAGTCGGCCGACCGGATCCTGTCCAGCGTCCGGCGCCGGGTGGCCACCCTGGGCTCCCTCGACGAGGTCAACACCTACTTCGCATCGGACCCGATGGTCGGCAAAATGCGCAGCGTTGCCGAGGAGCTGCGCGGCATCGGCGACCAGGTCCGCGCGGAGGAGCTGCAGGGCCGGATCAAGGCGGCCCGCCAGGAGGCGGCACGCGCCCTGCGCGACCGGCTGGACCTCTACGGCGACGACGGCGAGACGATCCGCCTCGGCAAGCACACGTTCGCGGTGAACACCCAGGCCATCGACCTCACCCTTGTGCCGCACGACGGCGCGATGGCGTTCACCGTCACCGGCACGGACTTCCGCGCTCCGGTCCGGGACGAGGCGTTCACCCGGACCCGGCCGTACTGGGACCAGTTGCTGGTGTCCGAGACGGCGGAGGTCTACCGCGGGGAGTTCCTGGCAACCTCGATACTGGCGGCGGCCGAGGGCAACGGTGGGCTGGACGCGCTGCACGAGGCCGCCGTGACCGACGGCGGGCTGCTTGCCGTCGTCCGGCGGGCAGCCGAGACCCGCTACGACGAGGGCTACGAGCGCGGGGTGCACGACCACGACGCGGCGGCGATCCTCGACGCGCTCCTGCGGCTGCACGCCGGCGCTGGACTGCTGCGGTACCCGCCCGCCGAGCGCGCTGCTGCGCAGCTGTTCTGGGCGTTCGGCGCCGCCGACCCCGCGCGGAAGCACTGGACCATCCGGGCGAGCTCCCTCGCAAGGGCACGGGCCGCGTTCGGCGGGTCGGCCGCGATCGACACGATGCGTTCTGAGCTCGCCGAGGCCGTGCGCGGCTTCATCGCGCCGCTGGCGAGCGCGGATCCCCCGGCACCGTCAGTTCGCTCCGACGAGCTCCGCTCAGTCGCGGGCGAGTACCTGTTCGAGGAGCTGGCCACCGGGAACCCGCAGTTCGTCACCGCGGCGGGAGCCCGCACGCTGCTGGAACGCTTCCACCGCGCGCTCGGTGGCGTCGACGCCGAGTCCCGGCGGCGCTACGACGAGGACGTCCGTGCGCTGGCCGGGGACCTGCCCGCGCAGTACCAGCTCGTCCACGCCTGGCTGTCGGCTTTCGTCGCCACCGCCGACGACGAGCTGGGCCCCGACCTGCCCGAGGCCGTCGCGCTCGAGCTGTGCGGCAGCGGCCTCGCGCGTCAGGACTCGTCGGCGGCCGTGTTCGCCGCCGTCGACGATCTGCTCGGCACCCATCCGCGCATCCGGCATCGGCGGCTCGAGTTCCGGTTGGACGAACTGCTGATCCGATGCAGGCTGTACCGCGACGAGCGGGTTCCCGGCTTCCGGTCCTACCAGCGGCAGCGACACGCCCTCGTCGAAGCGGAGCGGGCCCGGCTGCGCCTGTCGGAGTACCAACCGAAGGTGATGAGCGGGTTCGTCCGCAACCACCTGCTCGACGAGGTCTACCTGCCGTTGATCGGCGACAACCTGGCCCGGCAGCTCGGTGCCGCAGGCGACGCGAAGCGCACCGACCACTCGGGCCTGCTGCTGCTCATCTCACCCCCCGGCTACGGCAAGACGACGCTCATGGAGTACGTCGCGAACCGGCTCGGGCTGGTGTTCGTCAAGGTCAACGGTCCCGCGCTGGGACACGTGGTCACCTCGGTCGACCCGGGTGAGGCCCCGAACGCCACGGCGCGCCAGGAGGTCGAGAAGATCAACTTTGCGCTGGAGATGGGCAGCAACGTGCTGCTCTACCTCGACGACATCCAGCACACGTCCCCCGAGCTGCTGCAGAAGTTCATCTCGCTGTGCGACGCGCAGCGCCGGATGGAGGGGGTCTGGGGCGGCAGCACCCGCACGTACGACCTGCGCGGCAAGCGGTTCGCGGTGTGCATGGCCGGCAACCCGTACACCGAGGAGGGCAAGCGGTTCCGGGTGCCGGACATGCTCGCGAACCGCGCCGACGTGTGGAACCTCGGTGACGTCCTCTCCGGAAGGGACGAACTGTTCGCGCTGAGCTACATCGAGAACGCGCTGACGTCCAACCCGGTGCTGACCCCGCTGTCCACGAGGGACAGGTCGGACGTCCGGCTGCTGGTCCGGCTCGCCCGCGGCGACGACGGCGTCCGGCCCGACCAGCTCACCCACTCCTACTCGGCGGCCGAGCTCGACGAGGTGCTGTCCGTACTGCGCAAGGTGCTGCGCGTGCAGCAGGTGGTGCTGACGAACAACAAGGCCTACATCGCGTCGGCGGCCACGGCGGACGCGAGCCGGACCGAGCCGCCGTTCCTGCTGCAGGGGTCCTACCGGAACATGAACAAGCTGACGGAGCGGATCGTGCCAGTGATGAACGACGCCGAGCTCGAGGCGCTGATCGACGATCACTACGTCGGCGAGGCGCAGACGTTGACGTCCGGGGCCGAGGCGAACCTGCTCAAGCTCGCCGAGCTGCGCGGACGGCTGACCGCGGAGCAGGCGGAACGGTGGGCCGACGTGAAGCGGGCGTACCTGAGGGAGCAGGCACTCGGCGGCGCCGACGACGACCCGATGGCGCGAGCGGTCGGCGCGGTCGGCCTGCTCGCAGACCGGGTGGGCGAGATCCGAACGGCGATCGAGCGGAACGGCGAGCCCTGA
- a CDS encoding MFS transporter: MFQALAVRDFRLLWGANLVSGLGSWLLVVAAPAHVLGATGSLLATGLVVAAEYLPFLLLGPVAGVLVDRVDRRVLLIGTDVVRAGAVALMFMAEQAPWIVHVAVLVESVATVVFLPAMQAHVPAVVGTGRMLSSANALLAVVTGTVRLVGGPLGAVLLVVLGFPALVGIDVATYVVSAIAVALTRSRGRPGTAGARPSFRAGLTVLRSYRVVEALLPATGVFLMANAALSALLVPLGVQRFGGETAVGAVLSALGVGFLAGAPLLRVLVDRMPARRLLASAQAGTAVGFAMLVNATWLPQAVAAAVVIGTAGSVVVGAPRTIIQRIVPGSALGRVAAVFGIVEAAATLAGAVLGPVGAQAAGLAVAANGAVLLAAAGVVVTVLVVPSARSTGTPRRTPSHPARPVDGVRGPEGGA, encoded by the coding sequence ATGTTCCAGGCGTTGGCGGTGCGGGACTTCCGGCTGCTGTGGGGCGCCAACCTCGTGAGCGGGCTCGGTTCGTGGCTCCTGGTCGTGGCCGCGCCGGCCCACGTGCTGGGCGCCACCGGTTCGTTGCTGGCGACCGGCCTCGTCGTCGCGGCCGAGTACCTGCCGTTCCTCCTGCTCGGCCCGGTCGCGGGGGTGCTGGTCGACCGGGTGGACCGGCGGGTTCTGCTGATCGGGACCGACGTGGTGCGGGCCGGTGCGGTCGCGCTGATGTTCATGGCGGAGCAGGCGCCGTGGATCGTGCACGTCGCGGTGCTCGTCGAGAGCGTCGCCACCGTTGTGTTCCTGCCGGCGATGCAGGCCCACGTGCCGGCGGTCGTGGGCACCGGACGCATGCTGAGCAGCGCGAACGCGCTACTGGCCGTCGTGACCGGCACGGTCCGGTTGGTCGGCGGGCCGCTCGGGGCCGTATTGCTGGTGGTGCTCGGGTTCCCGGCGCTCGTCGGGATCGACGTGGCGACCTACGTTGTCTCGGCGATCGCCGTCGCGCTCACGCGCTCGCGCGGCCGACCGGGAACGGCCGGTGCGCGGCCCTCGTTCCGCGCCGGCCTGACGGTGCTGCGCTCGTACCGGGTGGTCGAGGCGTTGCTGCCGGCGACCGGGGTGTTCCTGATGGCCAACGCGGCGCTCAGCGCCCTGCTCGTTCCGCTCGGAGTGCAGCGGTTCGGTGGGGAGACGGCGGTCGGCGCCGTCCTGTCCGCGCTCGGCGTCGGGTTCCTCGCAGGCGCTCCGCTGCTGCGGGTGCTCGTCGACCGGATGCCGGCACGGCGGTTGCTCGCGAGTGCACAGGCCGGGACGGCGGTCGGGTTCGCCATGCTCGTCAACGCAACGTGGCTGCCGCAGGCCGTCGCCGCGGCGGTTGTCATCGGGACGGCCGGATCGGTGGTGGTCGGAGCGCCACGGACGATCATCCAGCGGATCGTCCCGGGATCCGCGCTCGGCAGGGTCGCAGCCGTGTTCGGGATCGTCGAGGCCGCGGCGACACTCGCCGGTGCCGTGCTCGGCCCGGTCGGCGCGCAGGCCGCGGGGCTCGCGGTCGCGGCCAACGGCGCCGTCCTGCTCGCGGCGGCAGGCGTGGTCGTCACCGTGCTGGTGGTGCCCTCGGCGCGTTCGACCGGCACTCCCCGACGCACCCCCTCTCACCCGGCGCGGCCCGTCGACGGTGTGCGTGGGCCGGAAGGGGGTGCGTGA